GAGCTCGTCGGCGGCCCGCAGGTCCTCGAGCGCGGCCGCGGCGTCCCCCGACGACGCCCGGGCCATGGCGGACGCCATCAGCGCGGTGGAGCGGTCGAGGTACGTTCCGCCGTCGACATCGTGGACGCGACGGGCGGCCGCGATGGCCTCGTCGCTGCGGCCCCCCGCGGCGAGGGCGAGGGCGAGCAGGCTCCAGGTCCGGGTGACGATGCCGGGGTCGTTGGACTCCTCTGACGCGGAGCGCAGGAGCTCGATCGCCTCGTCGGTGCGCCCCGACTGCAGCAGAGCCAGCCCGATGGACGCCTCGACCTCGAGCTCCCGCTCGCGCCCGAGCTCGTAGGCCATCGAGGCGCGGAAGTCGTGCGGCACCTCGTCCGGCTCGCCGAGCTGCAGGGCGAACGCGGCGCTCGTCATCCTCGTCAGCTGCTTCATCGCGGGGTCGTTGGCCGTCTCGGCCGTCTGCCGGGCCTCGGCCAGACGGTCCCGGGCCTCGTCGACCCGGCCGGCGATAGCGAGCGCACGCACCGCCAGGAGCCCGGCCTGGACGGCCCCCCAGGGGTCGCCGATCTCGCGGAACCGTTGAAGCGCTCGCTGCGCCATCTCCACCGAGCTGGCCGTGCGGCCGCTCCAGAGGTGGACGGAGCCGAGCAGGACGAGCATCATCGCCTCGCCCCACCGGTCCCCGAAATCCCTGGACTCCTCGAGGACCATCTCCCCGAACGACTCCGCCTCGTCCAGCCGACCCTGGTACATGCGGACCCAGCCCAGGAGCCCGAAGACCCAGGCGAGCCCGCGCCAGTCCCCCACCTCGGTGAACACGGCCGCGGCCTCGGTGAGCCACTCCTCCGCGGGGGCGGCCTGTCCGCGCATGAAGGCGCTCCAACCGAGGTGCTGGAGCGCCCAGGCGATGCCGCGCCGGTCGTCGAGGTCGCGGGCGATGTCCAGCGCCCTCGTGAACGATGCCTCCGCCTCGTCGGCGCGGCCGCGGAAGAGGTTCGACAGGCCCAGCAGCCTCAGCGCCGATGCCTCCCCCTCGGGATCGCCCGCCTCCCGCCAGGCGGCCAGCGCGTCCTCGAGAGCGGCGACCGCGGCCTCCTGACGCCTCTCCTTGTGCAGCACATCGCCCAGCACGGTCTTCGCCCTGGCCACCGCCCGAGCGTCCCGCCCGGGCGAGGCCTCGGTCAGGATCGCCTCGGCCTCAGCGCGGGCGTCATCGAGTCGGCGCCGCGTCGCCTGGATCGCCGCTCGCCTCGCGCGCAGGTCGAGGTGGCGGGGGTCGTCGGGTGGGACGAGCTCCAGCATCCGCTCGATCAGCAGGACGGACGAGGCGAGCGCCTCCCGCGTCTCGGCGGTCACCACCGCCCGCTCGAGCGAGGCGATCGCGCGCTCGGACACGTCGTCGGGCACGCCCGCGACCGGGCCGAGCGTTCGGACCGTGGCCGCCGCAACCGAGTAGTGGTGAGCTATCTGCTCCGGGTGGTCGTCGCCGCGGGAGGCGAACCACTCGGCCAGACGCGCGTGGCGCAGAGCCCGCTCACCGCGCGTCAAAACGGCGTACGCCACCTCGCGCACCAGGTCGGACTTGAAGGAGAACTCGCCGTCCGACACCGCGAGCAGGTCGTCGGAGACGAGCAGGTCGAGGTCGGGGGTCGGGTCGTCCGCCTCCCGCTGGGAGGCGAGCCACGAGAGCGCCTCGACCGGTCCGGACTGTCCCAGGACGGCCGCGTCCGCGAGCAGGTCCCGGAGCCCGGGCGTGAGGGAGTCGAGACGGGCCGAGACGAGCCCGCGCAGGGTCACCGGGAGGTCGCCGGACGGCTCCTCCCCGGCCAGGAGCAGGGCGAGCTCCTCGACGAACAAGGGGTTGCCGCCGCTCCGCTCGACGAGCACGTCGAGCAGGCGATGGGGGACTTCGCCGCCGAGGAGGGTCCGAGCGAGCTCGACGGTCGCGGCCTGGTCGAGCGGCTCGAGGTTCATCAGCACGAGGTCGTGCCGGCCCGGCGCGGGCGTCCACCGGTCCCTCACCTCCGGGCGCGCGGTGGCCACGACGATCACCGGCACCCCGCGGACGCGGGACAGTAGGTCGTCGATCAGCTCCAGGACGACCGGGTCCGCCCAGTGGAGCTCCGACAGGACGATCGAGACGGGACGGTCCGACGCGAACCGCTGCAGGACCGTCCCCAGCGACCTGAACGCGTCCTCCCGGGCACGCTGCGGGTCGACGTCGCGCATCGTGGACCGCACCCCCATCAGGTAGAGGAGCCCGTCCGCGAGTCGGACCGTCTCCGACGCCTCCACGTGCGCCCTCATGACCTCGCCCACCGCGTGGCGCACCTTCTCCACGACCTCCGGGCCGGCCTCCTCCGAGCCGATGCCGATCGCCTCCCGCAGGGCCTCTCCGACCGGCCAGAAGGGGTTCGCCTCCCCGTAGGGGACGCACCGGCCGCGGTAGACGACCGCGCCGTGCTCGGCGGCCGCCCCTCCCGTCACCTCCTCGACGAGACGCGACTTGCCGAGCCCGGCCTCCCCTACGAGGACGACGAGCAGCGGCCGGGCCCGGTGGACGGCGGCCGCGACGGACTGCCTCAGCATGCCGAGCTCGTGGTCGCGGCCGAGCAGGGGCGCCCGAGCCCGCCGGGGGCGTCGTCCGGGGAGGGTGACGGGCTCGATCGCGCGCCATACCTCCACCGGCTGCTCGCGGCCGCGGGCCACCACCTGCCCGAGCTCCTCGTAGCGGATCACGTCGCGGGTGGCCTCGTAGGTGTCGGCCCCCACCAGCACCGTCCCGGGCTCGGCGATGGTCTGCAGCCTGCTCGCCGTGTTCACGACGTCGCCCATGGCCGTGTAGTCGCCGCCCGCGCGCAGGCCGCCCACCAGCACCTCCCCCGTGTTGACCCCGACGCGGAGCTTCACGTCCACGCCCGTCTCGCCGACGAGGGACAGGGCCGTCTGCTGCATGGCGAGGGCCGTCCGGACCGCCCGCTCCGGGTCGTCCTCGTGGGAGATGGGGGCGCCGAACAGGGCGAGCATCCCGTCTCCCACGATCTTGTCGACCCGGCCACCGTGGGCGGTGACGTCGGAGGCGAGCCGCTCGAAGCAGCGGTCGACGAGCCGCTTCACCTCCTCCGGGTCGCGGGTCTCGGACAGAGCGGTGAACCCGACGATGTCGGCGAAGACGACCGAGACGATCCGGCGTTCATCGGACCGGATGGTGGTCGCCGAGCCGCAGGACGGGCAGAACCGAGCTTGCTCGGGTACCGCGGCGCCGCACGAGGGGCAGGACATCTCCCCTCAGTCTAGGCCCGTACCGCCCACCTTGAGACGCAGGGCCCCCGGGAGGACCCGGAAGGTGGCCGGGGTCGTCCCCAGGACCTCACCGTCCGCCTCGATCAGCGCGGGTGGATCGCAGGTGACCTCCACCACCGGCCCTCTGAACTCGGCGATCCTCGGGTGCGGCAGGTGGGTGCCCTTGAAGACCTTGCCGATGTTGCGCACGTAATCGGGCTTCGAAGCGGTATGCACCTGGACGTCGAGCAGTCCGTCGGCCGGGTCGGCCGCCGGCGCGACCCTCATCCCACCCCCGAAGACCCGGGCGTTGGCCACGACGAGGTTGGTCAGCCGGCCGTCGAAGGCGGCGGCTCCTATCCGGACGGTGGCCCGTCGCCGTTCGTACCGAGGGAGGACGAGCCAGAAGGCGACGAGGTACAGGGCGGGTCCGAGCGCGCGCGGGAGCCGGGCTGCTCGATCGACGACCTCGGGTCCTATCCCCACCTCGGCGATGTTCGCGAGGTAACGGGTCCGGGAGCCTTCAGGTGTGGTGTAGGTGACCTCGGCGGCGTCCACCGCGACCGCGGGTCGGGGGTCGGCTATCACCGCACAGGCCTTGGCCAGGTCGTGGGGGATGCCGAAGGTCTTCACGTAGTCGCACCCCGAACCGAGCGGCAGGACCCCCAGGATGGGGGGATCGGAGGGGCCGCCGGGAGCGAGGAGCCCGTTGACGACCTCGTGGACGGTGCCGTCTCCCCCGGCCGCGACGACGAGGGGCTCCCCCCTGTCGCGTGCGGACCGGGCGAGGTCCACGCCATGCGCGGGTCCCTCGGTGACCGCCACCTCGGCGTCGAGACCCGCGTGGCGCAGGGCCGCGGCCAGCCGGGCGCCGTCCGAACCCCTCCCCGCCTTCGGGTTGGAGATCACGTAGGCCCGCATCTACGCACCCAGGTGTCGGTGCAGGAAGTCGGCCACCTTCGGGTAGGCGTCGAGGCGGTTGCGCAGCTTCGCGAGCCCGTGTCCCTCGTCGTGGTAGACGAGCAGCTCGCTCGCGACGTCCTTCTGCCGCAGGACCTCGTGGATCTGCTCGGCCTCCCCCAACGGGACGCGCGGGTCGTTCGCCCCGTGGATGATCATCAGGGGAGCCCTCATCCTGTCCACGTGCGTGATCGGCGAGACCTCCACGAGGAAGTCGCGGTCGCGCTCGAGCGACCCGTACTCGCGCTCCCGGAACCGGCGCCGCCACGGCGCCGTGTTCTCGAGGAAGGTGACGAGGCTCGAGATGCCGACCACGTCGACGCCCGCCGCCCACAGCTGGGGCTGGAACGCGAGCCCGGCGAGCACCATGTAGCCGCCGTAGGACCCCCCCATGAGCGCGGCCCGACGCTGGTCGATGCCGCCCACGCTGCCCAGCCACGCATGGAGGGCCTCCAGGTCGCGCACGGAGTCGAGACGCTTGCGCACGTCGTCGAGGTGCTCGTAGCGCTTCCCGTACCCGGTCGAGCCGCGCACGTTGGGCGCGGCGACCGCGAACCCGTGGTCGACGAGGTACTGGGTGACGGGGTTGAACGCCGGGACGTACTGCGACTCGGGGCCACCGTGGATCTGGACGACCACTGGGACCTCCCCCCGGGAGCCGCGGGGGCGGAACAGGAAGACGGGGATCGACTCCCCGTCGAATGAGGGGAACCTGTGCAGCTCGGGCTCGACCAGCGCGTCCCTCGGGACGGGGCAGGGGCTGTCCGTCAGCCGGGTCGTCTCGCCCGTGGTCAGGTCGTGCACCCAGGCGTCGCCCGGCTCGACCGGGGAGACGAAGGAGAAGCAGGCGTGGCCGCCGTCCTTCGTGAACCGGACGCCACCCACCTGTCCGCGCCCCGGGAGCGGGAGCTCGCCCCGGCGCCGGAGGGTGTGGGGGTCGTAGAGCTCCACCCGCGAGTAGCCGTCCTCGTTGATCCGGACGGCCAGGGTCGTCCCGCCTTCGTCGATCGAGCACGCCGCGTCCCAGTCCGGTTCGATCACCGGGTCGACCCGTCCGCTGGACATGTCGTAGCGGTGCACCGCCTCGAACTCCCGATCGACGCTCGCCGAGAAGAAGAAGGCGGACGAGTCCGGGAGCCAGTGGGGGGCGCCGACGTAGGCCTCGTCCGTGTGCGGAGCGACCTCGACCGTCGAGCCGTCCGCGAGGTCGATCAGGTGGGCTTCGTTGTCCCCGCTGCGCTCCGTGAGCCTGGCCACGGCCAGGTAGCGGCCGTCGGGCGAGAACCCGCTCGCGTCGCACCAGCCCCCGGGAGCCCAGACGCACCTCTCCTCCCCGGTCCCCAGGTCCCGCACGTACACGTCGAAGTCGGTCCCGTTGCGCCGGTTGGACGAGTAGGCGAGGAGAGCGCCGTCGCGGGTCACGCCGCCGACGCGGTGGATGTGTTCGGGGTCGTGGACGAGCTCGCGCAGGTCGCGTCCACCGTCGTCGATGAGCGATATCTGGAGCCGCTCGTTGCCGCCGACGTCGTGCTGCAGGATCACGTCGTCGGTGGTCGGCATGTACGACCCGGCCACCGGCTCGTCGAAGCCTGTCACCTGCTCGAGCTCGCCGCCCGTGCGAGCCACCCTGTACAGCTGGCTCGTCCCGGTGAGGTTCGACGAGACGAGGACGCGGGAGCCGTCCGGCGAGAAGCCGTTCGCGCCGGCCGAGCGCACCTCGAGGAAGTCGCGGATCGGGTGTGGCATCAGGGGATAGATCCTATAGGCCGAGGTTGCCCGGGTTCAGGATCCCCTTCGGGTCGAGGGCGTCCTTCAGGGAGCGGAGGAGGGTCCAGCCCGGCTCCCCGAGCTCTTCGCGCAGCCACCGAGCCTTCAGCCGGCCCACCCCGTGATGGTGCGTGATCGTGCCCCCCTCTGCGACGCAGGCCTGGAGCGCCCGCTGCCAGGTCCCCTCGTACCGGGCGCGGGAGCCGGGCTCGTCGGTGTCCTGGACGGCGAAGGTGAAGTAGAGGCACGCCCCGTCGGGGTAGACGTGGGAGGCGTGGCACAGGACGCCGAGCGACCCAGGTTCGAGCGCTGCCCGGACGCCGGCGTACAACCGGTCGATCACCGACCAGCCACCGGCGACCTCCATCGTGTCCACGATCGCGTTCGGACCGAGGGGGCCGTCGGGGCGCATCACGTCGAGGAAGGTCCGGACCGCGTCATGGCGGTGGACGAGCCAGTGCTCGGCCGGGCCGGACCCGAGGTCCTCCCCGCCCAGGAGGGCAGCGGCCGCCTCCTCCTCGGCTCCCGCGAGCGGACCCTCGAAGACACACACCAGCACGCAGCCCGTCTGGCCGGGGAACGACCAGACGGTGTCGTCGGGGTCGTAGAGCCGGACGACGGCCGGGCGCAACCCCTCCTGGACGACCCGCCTCACGGCATCGAGCCCCTCGGTGAACGATCCATACCGGAACGCCCTGGGCCGCCTGGGGGACGACCGGACGACCCGCATCGTGGCCGCCACGATCACCCCGAGCGCGCCTTCCGATCCGAGGAAGAGGCGCAGCATGTCCGGACCCGCCGCGGAAGCCGGGTGTCCGCCGAGCGACACCCGCTCCCCCGCAGCCGTGACGACCTCCAGCCCGGACACGAGGTCCTCCGCCTTGCCGTACCGCGTCGAGAACTGTCCGGCCGAGCGACAGGCGAGCCAGCCGCCCACGGTGGAGATGTCGAAGGACTGGGGGTGATGGGCGGCGGTGAGCCCGTGGGGGTCGAGAACGTCCTCGTACTCCGGACCGAGGGTCCCGGCGAGGGCGGTCGCGGTCATGTCCCGCTCGTTCACCGTGACGCCCGTGAGCGAGGTCATGTCCAGAGCGACGACCTCTCGCCCGGCGAGCGCGTCCCTGTCCACCGATACGCCGCCGCATACGCCCGACCGCGCTCCGGCGGCGATCGCGGCCACCTCGTGGGAGGTGCACCATCGCAGGAGCGCGCACACGTCCTCGGGGGTGGCCGGACGCACCACCGCGTCGGGGAGGGCGAGCTCGTCGTCGGCGCGCTCCCGGGCGATCTGCAGCGGCCACATGTCCCGGGCGTAGGGACGGGTCTCGGGCCCCGAGAGCA
Above is a window of Actinomycetota bacterium DNA encoding:
- a CDS encoding diacylglycerol kinase family protein; translated protein: MRAYVISNPKAGRGSDGARLAAALRHAGLDAEVAVTEGPAHGVDLARSARDRGEPLVVAAGGDGTVHEVVNGLLAPGGPSDPPILGVLPLGSGCDYVKTFGIPHDLAKACAVIADPRPAVAVDAAEVTYTTPEGSRTRYLANIAEVGIGPEVVDRAARLPRALGPALYLVAFWLVLPRYERRRATVRIGAAAFDGRLTNLVVANARVFGGGMRVAPAADPADGLLDVQVHTASKPDYVRNIGKVFKGTHLPHPRIAEFRGPVVEVTCDPPALIEADGEVLGTTPATFRVLPGALRLKVGGTGLD
- a CDS encoding S9 family peptidase; protein product: MPHPIRDFLEVRSAGANGFSPDGSRVLVSSNLTGTSQLYRVARTGGELEQVTGFDEPVAGSYMPTTDDVILQHDVGGNERLQISLIDDGGRDLRELVHDPEHIHRVGGVTRDGALLAYSSNRRNGTDFDVYVRDLGTGEERCVWAPGGWCDASGFSPDGRYLAVARLTERSGDNEAHLIDLADGSTVEVAPHTDEAYVGAPHWLPDSSAFFFSASVDREFEAVHRYDMSSGRVDPVIEPDWDAACSIDEGGTTLAVRINEDGYSRVELYDPHTLRRRGELPLPGRGQVGGVRFTKDGGHACFSFVSPVEPGDAWVHDLTTGETTRLTDSPCPVPRDALVEPELHRFPSFDGESIPVFLFRPRGSRGEVPVVVQIHGGPESQYVPAFNPVTQYLVDHGFAVAAPNVRGSTGYGKRYEHLDDVRKRLDSVRDLEALHAWLGSVGGIDQRRAALMGGSYGGYMVLAGLAFQPQLWAAGVDVVGISSLVTFLENTAPWRRRFREREYGSLERDRDFLVEVSPITHVDRMRAPLMIIHGANDPRVPLGEAEQIHEVLRQKDVASELLVYHDEGHGLAKLRNRLDAYPKVADFLHRHLGA
- a CDS encoding adenylate/guanylate cyclase domain-containing protein — protein: MSCPSCGAAVPEQARFCPSCGSATTIRSDERRIVSVVFADIVGFTALSETRDPEEVKRLVDRCFERLASDVTAHGGRVDKIVGDGMLALFGAPISHEDDPERAVRTALAMQQTALSLVGETGVDVKLRVGVNTGEVLVGGLRAGGDYTAMGDVVNTASRLQTIAEPGTVLVGADTYEATRDVIRYEELGQVVARGREQPVEVWRAIEPVTLPGRRPRRARAPLLGRDHELGMLRQSVAAAVHRARPLLVVLVGEAGLGKSRLVEEVTGGAAAEHGAVVYRGRCVPYGEANPFWPVGEALREAIGIGSEEAGPEVVEKVRHAVGEVMRAHVEASETVRLADGLLYLMGVRSTMRDVDPQRAREDAFRSLGTVLQRFASDRPVSIVLSELHWADPVVLELIDDLLSRVRGVPVIVVATARPEVRDRWTPAPGRHDLVLMNLEPLDQAATVELARTLLGGEVPHRLLDVLVERSGGNPLFVEELALLLAGEEPSGDLPVTLRGLVSARLDSLTPGLRDLLADAAVLGQSGPVEALSWLASQREADDPTPDLDLLVSDDLLAVSDGEFSFKSDLVREVAYAVLTRGERALRHARLAEWFASRGDDHPEQIAHHYSVAAATVRTLGPVAGVPDDVSERAIASLERAVVTAETREALASSVLLIERMLELVPPDDPRHLDLRARRAAIQATRRRLDDARAEAEAILTEASPGRDARAVARAKTVLGDVLHKERRQEAAVAALEDALAAWREAGDPEGEASALRLLGLSNLFRGRADEAEASFTRALDIARDLDDRRGIAWALQHLGWSAFMRGQAAPAEEWLTEAAAVFTEVGDWRGLAWVFGLLGWVRMYQGRLDEAESFGEMVLEESRDFGDRWGEAMMLVLLGSVHLWSGRTASSVEMAQRALQRFREIGDPWGAVQAGLLAVRALAIAGRVDEARDRLAEARQTAETANDPAMKQLTRMTSAAFALQLGEPDEVPHDFRASMAYELGRERELEVEASIGLALLQSGRTDEAIELLRSASEESNDPGIVTRTWSLLALALAAGGRSDEAIAAARRVHDVDGGTYLDRSTALMASAMARASSGDAAAALEDLRAADEL
- a CDS encoding FAD-binding oxidoreductase; amino-acid sequence: MPTRASSELERLLPGRVLSGPETRPYARDMWPLQIARERADDELALPDAVVRPATPEDVCALLRWCTSHEVAAIAAGARSGVCGGVSVDRDALAGREVVALDMTSLTGVTVNERDMTATALAGTLGPEYEDVLDPHGLTAAHHPQSFDISTVGGWLACRSAGQFSTRYGKAEDLVSGLEVVTAAGERVSLGGHPASAAGPDMLRLFLGSEGALGVIVAATMRVVRSSPRRPRAFRYGSFTEGLDAVRRVVQEGLRPAVVRLYDPDDTVWSFPGQTGCVLVCVFEGPLAGAEEEAAAALLGGEDLGSGPAEHWLVHRHDAVRTFLDVMRPDGPLGPNAIVDTMEVAGGWSVIDRLYAGVRAALEPGSLGVLCHASHVYPDGACLYFTFAVQDTDEPGSRARYEGTWQRALQACVAEGGTITHHHGVGRLKARWLREELGEPGWTLLRSLKDALDPKGILNPGNLGL